ATCAGACAACGCCTCGATCCTGCTAATTGCTGGTCAACGATTGACTGAGTGAAATGCAAAGATCGTGTGTTCAAACCATACCGTATGGTAAGCGCGGATTAACTTGGCCGTCCAAGTTCCAGAACACATGAATTTCACCGCACAACAGATCGCTGAACTTTTACAAGGTTCCGTTGAAGGCGACGTCAACGCGACCGTTTCTTCGCTCTCAAAGATCGAGGAGGGTGGTGCCGGATCGCTGAGCTTTTTGGCGAACCCAGCCTACGCACAATACATCTATGCCACAACCGCTTCCGTAGTTATCATCGGAAAGGACTTTCCACTTACTGGACCGGTGAACGCCACGTTGGTACGAGTGGCTGATGCGCAAGGCGCTTTCGCAAAAGTGTTGGAGATGTATAATACCATCAAGTTGAATAAGAAAGGTGTTTCAACGCAGGCGGCAATTGCGGACTCAGCTACGATGGGTGAAGATTGCTATGTGGGTGCATTGGCATTCATAGGTGAGAACGTGAAGATGGGAAAGAACGTTAAGATCTACCCGCAATGTTTCGTGGGAGATAACGTGACGATAGACGACAACACAACGCTGTTCGCGGGAGTGAAGATCTATTCCGATTGCACGATAGGGAAGAACTGTATCATACACAGTGGCACAGTGATCGGTAGCGATGGATTCCGTTTCGCAATGGGACCCGGTAGTGGACAGAAGATCCCGCAGATCGGAAATGTGGTGATCGAGGATGATGTGGAGATCGGTGCGAACTGCGCGATCGACCGCGCTACGTTGGGTTCAACTATCTTGCGTAAAGGCGTGAAATTCGATAACCTGATCCACATCGCTCATAACGTAGAGGTTGGCGAGAACACCTACTACGCGGCTGGCGGAGTAGTAGCAGGTTCAACCAAGATCGGTAAGAACTGCATGTTCAGCGGGCAGGTGGGGATCATCGGTCATTTGAAGATCGCGGACGGTACGATCATCGCAGCGCAAAGTGGGATCAGCAAGAACACCAAAGCAGGTGAAAGCTATATGGGTTCACCGGCCTGGGAGGCGAGTAAGTACCGCAAGAGCTATATCCACTTCCGCAACTTGGATAAGCTTGTGGAGCGGATCGAGGAACTCGAAAAAAGGAACAACTAGACCCGTTACGGCAATTGTTCTACGCGCACTGCGGTCGGCACCACGCCACCGATGTTCTCCAAAATTGGATCGCGATCATTGAGCGTGCCCGTGTAAAGCACCGTACCATTCAGGTTTACATCTTCTGGAACGTAGCCTGCTGCGCTTGCGGTTGGCACTACACCGCCAATCTTGGTAAGGATAATGTCCCGATCATTATTCAAACCGGTATAACGCACGACGCCGTCTCCATTGACATCCCCAGACCATAGTCTACTGATCCCAATTTTCTCTACGCGTGCATCTGTGCCCCAGGTCTGCACAATTGGGTTGCTAAGGTCTACACGTTGAACGGTGATTCCATAAGCACCGGATAATAAGGTCATAACACCGAGATGATTTCTGTGTTTAACAGCAACGTGATATGAACCACGTGTTGCCGAGGCAAAAAGCAATGGACTTTTGCCGCTGGACATTACAACTCGTCCGTCAGAAAGTACAAGCGCCGCAATTGCATCCACAATGATCGTTAGGTTGTTGGGGTCTCTCAGTTCAACCACCACCCAATCAACCGGTGCGCTGTTTCCTGTGCGGCCAAGTAACGCAGGATCCATGATCTCGCCCATGCCGTATGGGTCTGAATTAGGTAAAAGACCGCTGCTTTTCAGCCCTGTGTTCATTTTGGTCCCGTTCATCGGGCCATCCAATAGTACTGCCAGATCGAGCTCAACATCGCCATCCACATAATCGAACGTACCGTCACTATCACGATCCACTCCTGCACGGATCTTGGTGTTCGGATGAACGATGGTCCAGGTTAAGGGTGAACCACCCTGGGCCGATGCGACGAGTTGCGCATGCGTAACGGTCTGGCTGGCGAAATCCGACTGGTAACTGTCGCTTCCGGTATAATAGAACCCACGTTGTTCGCCTGCGTAAAGTCCTTTTACGATCATTGCATATTCAGCAGGCTTGTCATTCACCAACGTTTTCATGAAGGTGAGCTGTGTCGTACTGCCTACTCCACCGTTCAACGTATGTCGCAAGCCCACGGCAGGCATTGCATCTTGACTGGGATGTACCAGATCGAAGTTATGACTTGCCGGACTGTTCACTTGTGTAATTCCGCCGGACCAGCTTAACAACTCCGGTTCGTAATCACCCAGATAACTACCCGTTCCGGATTGATTGAATACCGTTTCCATAACGCCATCGGACATCATGCCAAAACCACTGGTACACTCGGTCGTGTTGTAAAAGAATCCGTTCTTTCGATAGGTTGAGCGAAGATCAGGTACCATATCAACATTGTTCGTCATGTTAACGATCGGAGGACTACCTGCTCCGGAATTAGAGCCGTTCCCCGGAAGGTGGCCACGACCAGTTCCTGTCTGGTGGCAATGTGAGCAGTTCACGTTCACAGAGACGAACAATTTCACCCCAGCGGTTGGAATTGTTTGGAAAGAGGTTCCCGTAAAACGCACCTTTCCAGGATTCATCCGCTCGGTCGATGCCGCTACGGAAAGCTCTGGACGGTAGGTGCGGTAGGGGTTCGGAACATGCCAGGTGGCTGCGAGGAAGTCAGAGAATTCCTGCATGCCGGCAGCATCCATCGGTGAGTCCGCTCCTTGTAGATCACTGAACGCACCAGCGAATTCCGCGAAGCTTGACTTGTCTCCGCGCCAATGCAATTTGCCTGTTCCGCGGTTGATGATGTCGATCAGGAATTGCGTCGTCTTCAGTCCTTTCATCGGATGGAAAACCTTTGTGCCTGCAGGATCTACAACGGTGATCATATCACCAGCCGGGTTCCCCAGGTCCCATGCCAATCGATCCCAACGTCCATCCAAATGGCAGGAGCCACATGAGATATGGCCGTGCCCTGAGCCTGCGTGTGTGTCGTACAAATGCTTGCGACCAACTTTGATCACGAGCGGGGTAGGGTCGAAGAAACTCGTTCGCGCCGTCTCCTTGTTCGTGGTAAGGTCAATGGTTGAAATGGAGCCATCGAATTTGTTCAGCACGAAGCCACGGTTGTTCACTTCATCCAATACAATTCCGGTAGGTCCTTCGCCAACGGTGATCGGATCCGGGCTTGTACGTGCTCCCGTGGTGTTGATCATGATCACGTTATTCGAACCCATGCCCGTAACATAAGCTTTCGTTCCATCAGATTTCCAAGCAATGCCGCGCGGATCACCGATCGACTGCTGCCGAAGTATGGGAGGCGAAGTACTTGTGGTATAGTTGATGTGCGGATTCATATCGGCGACCAACGGATTACCGGCGGGCATGAAGCGTGCAACATTCACACGGAGGAATTTTCCATTCAGGTTCGGCTCAAAGCGAACCTCGTTCGTGGCATCGGTG
The nucleotide sequence above comes from Flavobacteriales bacterium. Encoded proteins:
- the lpxD gene encoding UDP-3-O-(3-hydroxymyristoyl)glucosamine N-acyltransferase — protein: MNFTAQQIAELLQGSVEGDVNATVSSLSKIEEGGAGSLSFLANPAYAQYIYATTASVVIIGKDFPLTGPVNATLVRVADAQGAFAKVLEMYNTIKLNKKGVSTQAAIADSATMGEDCYVGALAFIGENVKMGKNVKIYPQCFVGDNVTIDDNTTLFAGVKIYSDCTIGKNCIIHSGTVIGSDGFRFAMGPGSGQKIPQIGNVVIEDDVEIGANCAIDRATLGSTILRKGVKFDNLIHIAHNVEVGENTYYAAGGVVAGSTKIGKNCMFSGQVGIIGHLKIADGTIIAAQSGISKNTKAGESYMGSPAWEASKYRKSYIHFRNLDKLVERIEELEKRNN
- a CDS encoding beta-propeller fold lactonase family protein, encoding MKNILPRRTTLITLLSAALVVGLSAFETLERSNTDPTVTKSAVPTSDFTNFESAHVHPLDMTPDKTKLLAVNTGNNSLEVYAFSPGGLIHIASIPVGLDPVTVRARTNNEVWVVDQVSDEVSVVDLTQKAVIRSLATENEPADVVFAGSPQRAFVSCVERESVQVFDPANLNTAPTEVLLKGEQPRALAVSPDGTTVYAAFFESGNQTTVVSGSDFMANGFCSPQGGCTSVPNDVTNPAGPYGGVVPVPNSGTAFDPPMNPSNPLPPGTNSMVVRKNASGQWMDANGGNWTNIVTGAVPGVSRVAGWDMPDRDVAMINANNPSTGSVTYKAHLGNILMAMAVHPLSGEVFVVGTDATNEVRFEPNLNGKFLRVNVARFMPAGNPLVADMNPHINYTTSTSPPILRQQSIGDPRGIAWKSDGTKAYVTGMGSNNVIMINTTGARTSPDPITVGEGPTGIVLDEVNNRGFVLNKFDGSISTIDLTTNKETARTSFFDPTPLVIKVGRKHLYDTHAGSGHGHISCGSCHLDGRWDRLAWDLGNPAGDMITVVDPAGTKVFHPMKGLKTTQFLIDIINRGTGKLHWRGDKSSFAEFAGAFSDLQGADSPMDAAGMQEFSDFLAATWHVPNPYRTYRPELSVAASTERMNPGKVRFTGTSFQTIPTAGVKLFVSVNVNCSHCHQTGTGRGHLPGNGSNSGAGSPPIVNMTNNVDMVPDLRSTYRKNGFFYNTTECTSGFGMMSDGVMETVFNQSGTGSYLGDYEPELLSWSGGITQVNSPASHNFDLVHPSQDAMPAVGLRHTLNGGVGSTTQLTFMKTLVNDKPAEYAMIVKGLYAGEQRGFYYTGSDSYQSDFASQTVTHAQLVASAQGGSPLTWTIVHPNTKIRAGVDRDSDGTFDYVDGDVELDLAVLLDGPMNGTKMNTGLKSSGLLPNSDPYGMGEIMDPALLGRTGNSAPVDWVVVELRDPNNLTIIVDAIAALVLSDGRVVMSSGKSPLLFASATRGSYHVAVKHRNHLGVMTLLSGAYGITVQRVDLSNPIVQTWGTDARVEKIGISRLWSGDVNGDGVVRYTGLNNDRDIILTKIGGVVPTASAAGYVPEDVNLNGTVLYTGTLNDRDPILENIGGVVPTAVRVEQLP